TGCTGCAATATAGCATTTACCGTATTAATGCATTAGTCTTACAGCATTTTCTTCCAGAAATGTTTGGTACATTTGAGAAAGTAAGAAGGGTAGTTTCTTACGATGCGATCATCATGCAAGCTACTCCAAGCAACTGTAGTCGTTGCCTGTCCATCAAATTGCCGGAGAGATATCGATCAATGTAGTTAACAGTCAGATACAATGTGTCCGGGACAAGCCTGTATTCCTCGGCAACCTATACATAGTGGTGGCAACATATTCTACATCAAACTCAGGAGTTGCTGATCTTCATCGACATAATTAAGTCATAAGTTCCAGCACTTTGATATTGGCAGGGACAATATGTGAGAAGAAAGACATTACAAGTTTACCTCAACAAGCCAGTCAATCAAAATAGCACGCATGCTAGCGTTGATGTCCTTCTGAACTTTCTCCATGAAATCTGTGGAAGGCCTTTTCTTTACCTAGTACAACGACCAAAAGCTAACATTAACATACATGACAAATTGAAGCAAATGTCGATACTTCTAAAACATCAATTTGGTTATAGTTTAAACGGAAAATCTAAAGCTTTCAATGTAGTAAGTGGTTAAAGTTGGCAGTAACATCCAATTTAAGAGAGATATATAAACATCTTTATACCTCTGTGGCTCTCAAGTGTTTGTATATGTCACAGGCCATTGTAGCACATAATTGTGGATCAACAAGATTGTTATCAATGTTGGCAATTTTATCCCCTGATTCCATATCCACGAGTACATCTCTCTTGCATATATCTGTTTGACGGTACAAAAAACAGATAAATTGattaaataaatcaaaaaaatagttgaaataaaaTGTTTGATCAAGGACATATCCATTTCACAACCAATGAAAGAGTGACAACAACAAGGTAAAATACAGTGTTAAAGTTATCAAAACACAACCTGCTGCTTTGACATCTTCTGAGATGTAGAGGGTGCTAAACGCCTTCTTCTCAATGGAATCGAATGCAGCTGTTTGGTTGTCGTCAATGTACTCAACATCCGGACTTCTCAGTGAGTCAGAAGTGGACATAGTTTCATCCATGGAGACCAATGATCCGTCCGAGTGAGATGGAGAAATGTCCATGCTGCAAGTAGCAGGAAGAGGAATGGCAGTGATCTTAGGGATAGCTGCATCACTTCTTGGAATAGACACAGTTTTGCTGATTGGTTTGACAAAGGAGGATGTTGGCAGAACTGAGGAAGCTGCATTACTATTGCTCTTCTTAATGCTTACAGCCTTGGATGTACATGGTGCCTTCAAAagccaaaaataattcaaagTTAGCCACAACTTCGGATCTTTTTCAAGAAACATTTAAACACCTTATTAAATAAAAGGTTTATCCAATCAAAATTAACTGCTCATTTGTTAAAAAAACAAATATGTTCGTAACAAATTAAGAACAATTATAAAATCCTTGAAAACCTTCACCTCTGATGATATGCTAAACAATTCATGTGAAAAACCAGAAACTTTTCTTCAGCCTAATTAACATGAACACTAGAAATTTCTTCAAATGTTCAAAAAGCAAAGTAGGCAGATAAACAAAATGAGACAAGAAGCAGGATTTGGGGAAGATGTTTCAAAATTTTCCATTCAGAATGCTTTTTTACCAAAAATAgaatattttattccaaaatagttttttttttttaatccacCCACAAGTCAATTTacttgatcttttttttttttcaaagaaacCGAACTGACGCATTTCCTGCTAAAAACAGGGAACTTGGTTATATAAGGGAAGTCAATAAACAAAGAATTTCAATATCTGAATATCAAAATCTTGACAAAAAAATAAATCCCGCAATCCTCTCATATCCAAGACCGTCAAATCTTTTTCATGATCCTCAAAGCAAAATGTTCAATCtttctacttctacttcttcttttttttttttgggtgggtgggcgtggggggggggggggggggggggtgggttTCGAAGCCCAGGTACACATAAAAATTTATCAAGAAAACCCCTCCAAAAATTCCATAAATAACTGTAATGAATGAAAAAGCAAAAGAACCATCAAACTAGTTTCAAAAACACAAAGAAGAAATATCACTGGAAAAAGagcaaaatgaactatttttttcCTAGAGATAAAATTCCACATAATTAACAAGTTCTAAATGCTACAAAATTTACAGTGGAAAATTgaatagagaagaaaaaagggaaaaaacgtACGAGTTTGGAGGAGTGAGAGAGCGAGTTACGAGCGGAGGCAGTTGTATGATTACTGATATTAGTGAGGGCTGGTCGTTTCTTGGCCACCAATTTCCCATGATTATTATTCTCCAACGACGAATTAGCCGTCATCGCTTGCCTCTTTGCCGTCGCACTCGAAACTGACGAACGTCTATTCTGGGTCGTCGCCATTTCCTCCTACGAAATGGTAGCAACCGTAATTATGTAGAAAAACTAGGGTCTATTATCAACAACGTTTCATCAAGTaacgaagaagaaagaagaaagctgTTACAAGTATGTGTGTGTAAATTGTGAACTGATATATAAATAAAGTCAATAAATAAACGAATAATATATGGTGCTAGGCGGGGAAAAAGGGTGATTTGAAATGAAGGAAGATCTGGGCCGTTGGATTGACTTAAGGTATTCGTTAGGAGCGGACAAGGACTGGGCCCACTGAGGATCTTCTGTTTGAATTCGATTTTCAAATGAAACTGTGAATGACCAATCAGGTGAAGGCAAAAGGGTAAGCGGGTGATGACCGAGCTGTCGTTTTAATTGAGTaattttgaattcgaatttgaagGTCCTTTTGTAAATCTGTCTTGACTTTAGTGCAGCCAGAAAAAAGCTCACGCTTCCCCTTTGTTTTTCACTATTATCCAAGTTGAACTTGttataataaagccaaatacaaacagaaaaaaagggatttttttcaaaaaaattcaaatactGCAGTCTTGATTACATGACAGATTATAACATTCAAAATAAATTGCTACAAATAAGGAATGAAATTGAGTTAGTGTCTTAAAGGCTCATTCAAATATGTGAGTTTAGTCCATGTCATAACATTTGAATTGATATTACAATAAGCATGTGTTAACACACGAAGTGAGTTGAAATACTCTTCAAACGGCTATttcaaaaacttgaaataaactACAGCTTGCAAATAAAGTAAGATTATTTGAAAGTGAAATACTGAAGTTActaaggacccgtttggccataaattttgtcAAACTAAACTTcgattttatttggcaaacacatgtttgacCACAGATTTTGCCTATATTTTTGCCAAATTCCAAAACCAGCtcaatatcactattatattttttaaaaattgtctcaaacttttgtattttataaaagagcccatcatttattattttgtaacgatgttgcttcgtcttcttggtcatctgatagtgtatcatgtagttcattataaaatgataattttgtatcaaatttatttatgttcacgactatggtttgcgataatataatgaatgttattgataatggtactgttggatatttgtgatagtttttagaacttgtgggtatgaGTTatgtttcatatttttacaaaccAAACTTAACCCATAacagatgtccaaacacattttcatcttcaaaccaaactttacCCAAATTagatttttcagaataaatttaaaaatatatgaccAAACGCTAGCTAAATAAGCGGGCCCTAAACTTTGACTACATTGTTGAATAGTTTTGATTTTCCTAAGGTCGACGCATTATCTTTTTTAGAATTATCTAAGTAATTATGTTGGTATGATAGTCCTAAGGTTAGGATTGAAACTTTATAAACTTGATTACATAGTTGATTTAATTAAATTTTACTacttattcatattttattaagCAGTAAGGAAGCTAATAGGCTGTTGTTGCCtgaattttgagattttttttcccttaaaactatttcaaaaattaaattatacTTTTCTTCCTCTAAATTATTCTTGAGAGGCTACTATCTGTTGCGAGTTGAAAAGAAGAACTTGTTTGGCCTAGCTTTTAAATGGAACATACAACATATGAAGTACATATGTGGGAATTGATAGATTATTATAAGCAGCGGAAGTAATcacaatatcaaaatcacatgtaatctagACGACTAATATAAATgggatttcacgggttacctcttgaaaCGTGAACAAAGCTCCCATATCACGTGAGTCTCCAATTCCACAGCAAATCAATGAAATCTCCATCACTCACACGATCACGATCACGATCTCCGAACGTTCtacggtcttctactgtgttacccaaataatattcGGAAATAGTAATTTCGTGGGGACGGAATTTATAGGAAAAAGGCTGAAAATTTTGGCCACCTTGTCTTTTTCCCCTCTAAGTAAAAAACCtcatgtatttatagcacaagtaTTAAGGATTAAAGCCCTttttcaaaacctgttaggttttcttttccaccagaaaaaggattcctttatttcctattatttaggcacaacaGAGACCatagaatttaattaacaaggcttctaattatggaattaatttataatttttgaaattaatatccatcataattaattacgaattattctaCTAAAAATctgtaattgcactccttattcaatttcgaaattcatctagtaaatcttatttaactccccgtGTTAAGATTCATCCAGTAATTTATTGATGATTTCCTtcagactttcgcttaacttattttatgtgtcggatacaaaatccatcggacgggtttacacatgaaaacttataagctttcataaaggtgcttcatcaatctctaaaccgagacatggattctatcaactagCTATTATTTCGCCAATGTATCCAATTTATCAGGCATATTAatccacgaaagaatctcgccttttaataaatcaaaacaataataatatacatagctaataataattatatcaagactaagagtataagtacatttaatggctagagaatttattttattaagtcagtataaaatatttatctctgcttggtccgttcaatacatacaaaatgtactagcacaagaagttggaattaaaccattcccataatcaagataaattatatttaatcttgtgctaccaTCATCCATGAtagtttgtccaattccatcattagattgtgaactcaaactttatacttataagaaccgatgatttaatcttccatgtataagctaaactctaacACTAAATTATTACAAAGGACACATactaatatatgatttatttaaaactttattaaaactgaataaataattacttaataataaatactatatctaaccAAACTCAtagttaatagtatatatcccaacaagaATGACATTTAAAGACATAGATATTATTAATTGCACTTAAGGAATGAAATCTACAAATATAGAAATATATGTTACAATTATCTATCTTACGATTTGAATTGACACTCAAAGAGTAGCAAAATTTTCATTTGACATTCTTTTTCTAGGTCAATATTTTCTCGCTAATTAAAAGTTGGGACGTACATTGGATCGCACTTGAATTGCCCCATTTATCCTCCTGAGAAGGAGTTTGGTTTCAAACTACAGTTCAAATAAGAGGATTAAGCCATGCTAATGTGTCTTAGATGATCCACATCTCGGGATTAGGCTCAATGGGCACATTGAACTATCCATATGGCTAAGAGCTCTTACCGCCTAGGCACAATGAAGCAATTATCAAGGGTACTCTATCACCAAGCTAATAATCCGTCATGCGGGTCTCCCCACTTGGGGCGTGTTATACCAAAATCGAGAGAAACCCATcactctctttccttttttttttttttctctcctatGTCCAAAAGTAAAAATTCCAAATATTGGCCAAGAGACATGATTTTCATATTTACCAATTACCATTGCAAGACCTAAAGTAGCATCACAAAGAGCAAGCATCAGTAGTGTGTACACAGTCGATTGGTGGTTCATCCCACGCTTTCGAAGTATAATTTGTTGGGGGCTATTGTTGAAATCATAGATcctcttttctttaaaaaaaattaatccaTGTGCTCAACAATGTTGATCTAATGGATATTAGTAGTTTTTGTAACGATATGTGGACTTTGAAAGACACCGTTATATATGTTACCTTTCTCTTTTGTTAGTAGAAATTGAAATGCTTGTAGGTTGTGGCCATGACTTAACTAGGTTTCATGTTGGCTAAATTCATCTAGTAAAACTACCATTTACTTTAAGAAAAAACAAGTTATGTGCAGTCACAGTGAAAATAAAGCTTGGAATTTGGGagtgtataggtcaaaatctgcaCCAAGGGAATTTAGCATGAAGTGGTATTACGAAAAATGATGTGGCCGAGGTCGACTAGTAAACAGTTGGGCTCGTGGCCAGGCGGTCGATAACGGTCGAGGTCAAGTATCAAGAATAATACTAACGGCTAGTTTTTGTaataagatatttaattgaatatTCTCTGTACTTGTCCTTTTAGGATTGACTAGGGacatgtcccatataaatagaaaaagagaaaaggggaGGGAGGTATGTAATTTTTATTTGATAAGAACACTTATTGAGAAGTGGACTCTCTATCTCTGGAAAGGATACAAATACTACCTTTTTATAAAGATTCTCGTTCATATTATTCCTCACGTTTCCACCAAATCCAAGGATTGTTCATACAAATCTTGGATCTATCTGTCATTCACCGTTGTCAAGCTGAATATTCTCCTTGTCTCCTCATTATCaggtgaatcattctccttatttacatAAATGCCATTTATTaacatttattgcttgatatatCTCATTTAAAATTCTTGTTGTAAAGGATTTTCATATTTATTGTCATTAACCATATGCAAACTCTGTCTCTCCTATCGTGCATCCCTGTACTTGATATCTAGAGTTATTATCCTTAACTAGATTTAATCCttcattatataattttttttttggtaattaaaatattatattaatcACTAGTGAAAACATTACAAAACAAGCATACCTATACACAACTAGCAACTCTGAATAAAACAAAACAATCTACCTCCTACCTCCTATTGGTTCTTTTATCCAGCAGTCTAAATCTATACATGTAAAGCTAGGCTATGGATTGCATATTTAAAAGATCAACTTCTGTAGCTGGTTCCTCATGTCGCTCATGCCTCTAATGTTACATACACATGTTATCTCTCTAACTATTCTTTCTTGGTCTTTAGCTTCTCTTTTGAAAATTCTGTTATTTATTTCCTTCCATATTGCATATATGAACTCTGCATATATCGTTTTGATAATCTTTGTTGCAGTTGTTCTCCTTTTAGTTTTGTGCATTATTCATGTGAAGAGTTCAGTCCATGTCTGTCCTATTGGATTTTGCATTTGCAGCCACTGTAGTAGTCTACTCCACAATCCTCATGAAAAACTGCATTCCCCAAAGAGGTGATCCCTGCTTTCATCTGAAACTTGACATAACACACAAACTGATTGTACATTGATACCCCATTTGCGAAGTTTGTCTGTGGTAGCAAACTTCCCATGATAGTGCAACCATAGTGTAAAGGTAGCTTTGGGTCTGGCTCTGTTATGGTACATCAACTTCCTCCATTCAACTTTAGGATGATCCCCTAGTAGCTGGTTGTAGATGTATCTGATAATAGTTTTTTTCTGTACAGTAAGCCTTTGCATTTGCTTTATATCATCCCTTACCCCAGTATCTTCTTTACCATCCAGCTGGCCTGGTTTATATTCATTTCAAAGATGTTTTGCCCTTTGATATAGTATAGATGAATTCATTTTATCCATATTTTATCTGCCTTATGTGTAACATCCCAGAATGTCTTTGCTATTGCTGCTTTATTCCACACTTGTATATTGGTAATGTTGTAGCCTCTAGTTGCTTTAGGTAGACATACTCTGTCCCAGGCCAACATTGCCTTTATTATGATGACATTACCTCCTGACCACACATAGCTTCTGCAGTATGCCTCAATCAATTTAACTACCTTGACAGGTAATACGAACATTTGAGCCTAGTGTGCTTGCATGCCAAATAACACTATTTGCACCAATTGGATTCTCCCAGTAAAAGATAATTTCTTGGCTGTCCAGGATGATATTTTTGTTGTGATGTTTTCTATGAGAGGTAGCCATTGTGCCAATATAAGCTTATTTGTGTCCAAGGGAATCCCCAAGTATCTGAAAGGCATCTCCCCTTGAGTATACCCTGTTCTCTGTAACAAGGCTGTTTGGACAGTTGATTtaacccacccacccacccacccccaaAAATAAATTGCACTTTTAAAAGTATTTGCCTGTAACCCTGAAGCACCAGAAAAAGATAGAAAGTAATCTTTCAATTATTGTACAGAATCTAAGTCACCCCTTGCAAATAACAACAAGTCATCTGTAAAGCTAAGGTGAGTTATGCCAGTTTCCCACATCGGCGATAATATTTAAAGTTTTTGTTCTGCTTTAGATTACCCAACAACCTACTCAGATACTCCATGGTATAGCATTGGTGAATGGTCTAAAATAAAAGGATCTTCATAATTGACAGTAAGGTGGTCATATTGCATCATCCGGCAATCATTTCTAGGTATTCTATCCAGCCTGCTTCTGACTCTATCATCTCCTTATTGCTTGCTTGTCTAAGTAATGTATTCACCTCTCCATGGGATTTCAGTTAGATACAGATTATGGTACCATTCTACAAAGTCATGAATATCTGCTAAAGTCACATGTACTTTAAAAATTCTGTCTTGTGGAGTTAGCATAGCATTAAAGTCTCCACTGATCAGCCATGGCTGTTTCCCAGGTGCCAAACTCTGTATTTTCTTCCACATGTCTTTCCTTTGCTCTATTTTATTATATCCATACACTACTGTCATATAACAAGCAAAGGCACTTTTGTATCTGTGACATAACAGTGTATGAATTGAGCATCATTCTCAATTTCTTGCACATTGTAGGCTTTCTCATCCCACAGAATCCAAATTCTTCCATTATAGGCATTGTTGTAGTTACTAATTATCTTCTAATCCGGTGCAATCCTCTTTGATATAACCCCAACATTCTTCTCCTTGACTTTAGTTTCCACTAGCCCAGCTATTTTTATGTACTTTTCTTTTAGATATtgctttatttctttttatttgtacCTCTTATTTAGTCCCCTAACATTCCAAATTAACCAAGTCATTATTGATATTGTGGTTTCCCTCATATATCAGGAGGTTTGGCTTTCCCTGTCTCAGGTTTCACAACTTGTAATGATTGGAATCCATTCATGATTGTCACAGCATATCCTCCAACTATTGCATCATTGTGTTGTATTCCTCCTTGTGCAAGCTTTGCTTTTTTCCCTGGGCTCCCTACCACCTATTTTGCTGATTGTCAGGTCTTCTGATGGTTGGTGTCATATGCATGTTGTGTCTGGCCATTGTACTCTTGAGCTTGATGTGATCCTCTATTCTCTTTAGTATTTGGTGGTGGATGATCCTGTGTATTCTCTTTCTGCTTTTGTGAGACAGTGCCCTTAGGTATCCAAGTTGCAACTACTCTCCTTTACCTTCTGCCTCTTTGTGGTTGATTTGGTACTTCTTTCTTGGCTTTGCTACAATCATGCCCAAGCTTGAGGCACTCAGCACAATATTCTGGTTTCTATTCATAGAAAATGGCTTGCTGAAATTGTCTTCCAGATGGATCTTCCATGGTTATATCACTTGGAACTTCTTTAGTATCATTCACCTCAATTAGGATCCTAGCATATGATACTCTGGTTTGGTTGGCTGTACATTGATATGCAAATAAAGGCTTACCAATTGCACCAGCCATTTTACTAAGAGATATATATCCTCAGCAGTTCATTGGCAATTTGGAGAAAGTGACCCACAAAGGAATTTCTGTTAGGAACTCATTTGATATATCAAAATCTGGTGCCCATTGCTTTAAGATCATAGGCCTGCTATTGATGCTATATGGACCTCCATACAGAACTTCCGAAGATCTCCTATATTTTGGAACTTCACAATGTAGTAACCTTTTTCATGGAGGTAAAGAGTTGGTTCAGTCACATTGCACCATGTGCGAGCCACAAActgtttcttatagttatatccAGGTTTCTCACTGATAATGTATACTATCAGGGCATTCTTCCATTTTATGGTTTCCTTCTTGACCTCCTCCTTATCTAATCTCACTACTATCTTGCCATTGACAATGTCTGGTGTCATATATGTCAGGATAATGCCATTCTTAGCAGCTTTATTGCCTGCAAACAAATTAACCCATGATCTATTAAGTCCTCCTACTTCTGCTGCTTTAGTCTCATGCTTTCCCTGGTCTTCTATTTCAATGCCCACCACCTATTTGTTTTTATTACTAGACG
The nucleotide sequence above comes from Nicotiana tabacum cultivar K326 chromosome 12, ASM71507v2, whole genome shotgun sequence. Encoded proteins:
- the LOC107794571 gene encoding cyclin-A1-4-like (The RefSeq protein has 2 substitutions compared to this genomic sequence) yields the protein MATTQNRRSSVSSATAKRQAMTANSSLENNNHGKLVAKKRPALTNISNHTTASARNSLSHSSKLAPCTSKAVSIKKSNSNAASSVLPTSSFVKPISKTVSIPRSDAAIPKITAIPLPATCSMDISPSHSDGSLVSMDETMSTSDSLRSPDVEYIDDNQTAAFDSIEKKAFSTLYISEDVKAADICKRDVLVDIESGDKIANIDNNFVDPQLCATMACDIYKHLRATEVKKRPSTDFMEKVQKDINASMRAILIDWLVEVAEEYRLVPDTLYLTVNYIDRYLSGNLMDRQRLQLLGVACMMIASKYEEICAPQVEEFCYITDNTYFKEEVLQMESTVLNYLKFEMTAPTAKCFLRRFVRAAQGLNEVLSLQLEHLASYIAELSLLEYNMLCYAPSVIAASAIFLAKYILLPSKKPWNSTLRHYTLYQPSDLRDCVVALHSLCCNNNNSSLPAIREKYSQHKYKFVAKKYCPPTIPVEFFQNISC